One window from the genome of Bacillus rossius redtenbacheri isolate Brsri chromosome 12, Brsri_v3, whole genome shotgun sequence encodes:
- the LOC134537285 gene encoding nascent polypeptide-associated complex subunit alpha, muscle-specific form-like, producing MSPPAAEDAATPPLPTSAAANADAQVPDAAPRTAARVYQVPTETAETNDTELHRKGGGYVNWVQLTRSTVTPPPLPPVIPTPPPPHGVGTSPQAGNATPVQPLWHRGGLDSYDAAPDAAPNCREGSRGVGAMQTGRAATRAAEGAIQPPAAEGATTRATWGTPPPAAEGAITRATWGAPPPAAEDAITRATWGAPPPAAEDATTHAT from the exons ATGTCGCCGCCTGCCGCCGAAGACGCCGCCACGCCGCCGCTGCCCACCTCGGCCGCCGCTAACGCTGACGCACAGGTACCCGACGCCGCCCCACGGACAGCCGCCCGGGTctaccag GTGCCAACCGAGACCGCAGAGACCAACGACACAGAGCTGCACCGCAAAGGGGGCGGATATGTGAACTGGGTGCAGCTGACGCGCTCCACCGTTACGCCGCCTCCACTGCCACCAGTAATACCGACGCCACCCCCACCACATGGGGTGGGGACCTCGCCGCAGGCAGGGAATGCCACGCCCGTCCAGCCCCTATG GCACCGAGGCGGACTTGACAGCTacgacgccgcccccgacgccgcccccaactgccgtgaaggctcACGGGGGGTGGGCGCGATGCAAACCGGCCGTGCTGCCACTCGCGCCGCAGAAGGCGCCATACaaccgcctgccgctgagggcgccaccacacGCGCCACCTGGGgcacgccgccgcctgccgctgagggcgccatcACGCGCGCCACctggggcgcgccgccgcctgccgctgaggacGCCATCACGCGCGCCACctggggcgcgccgccgcctgccgctgaggatGCCACCACGCACGCCACCTAG